In a single window of the Panthera leo isolate Ple1 chromosome A1, P.leo_Ple1_pat1.1, whole genome shotgun sequence genome:
- the MAB21L1 gene encoding putative nucleotidyltransferase MAB21L1, with protein sequence MIAAQAKLVYHLNKYYNEKCQARKAAIAKTIREVCKVVSDVLKEVEVQEPRFISSLNEMDNRYEGLEVISPTEFEVVLYLNQMGVFNFVDDGSLPGCAVLKLSDGRKRSMSLWVEFITASGYLSARKIRSRFQTLVAQAVDKCSYRDVVKMVADTSEVKLRIRDRYVVQITPAFKCTGIWPRSAAHWPLPHIPWPGPNRVAEVKAEGFNLLSKECHSLAGKQSSAESDAWVLQFAEAENRLQMGGCRKKCLSILKTLRDRHLELPGQPLNNYHMKTLVSYECEKHPRESDWDESCLGDRLNGILLQLISCLQCRRCPHYFLPNLDLFQGKPHSALENAAKQTWRLAREILTNPKSLEKL encoded by the coding sequence ATGATCGCGGCCCAGGCCAAGCTGGTGTACCATCTGAATAAATACTACAACGAGAAGTGCCAGGCCAGGAAAGCTGCCATCGCGAAGACTATCCGGGAAGTCTGCAAAGTCGTTTCCGACGTCCTGAAAGAAGTGGAGGTCCAGGAGCCCCGCTTCATCAGCTCTCTCAACGAGATGGACAATCGCTACGAGGGCCTCGAGGTCATCTCCCCCACCGAGTTTGAAGTGGTGCTTTACCTGAACCAGATGGGGGTGTTCAACTTTGTGGACGACGGCTCGCTGCCCGGCTGCGCGGTGCTGAAGTTGAGCGACGGGCGCAAGAGGAGCATGTCCCTCTGGGTGGAATTCATCACCGCCTCCGGCTACCTCTCGGCGCGCAAGATCCGGTCCAGGTTCCAGACGCTGGTGGCCCAGGCGGTGGACAAATGCAGCTACCGGGACGTGGTAAAAATGGTGGCGGACACCAGCGAAGTGAAACTGCGAATCCGAGATAGGTACGTGGTGCAGATCACCCCGGCCTTTAAGTGCACCGGCATCTGGCCCAGGAGCGCTGCCCACTGGCCGCTTCCCCACATCCCCTGGCCGGGACCCAACCGGGTGGCGGAGGTCAAAGCGGAAGGGTTCAATCTCCTGTCCAAGGAGTGCCACTCCCTGGCCGGCAAACAGAGCTCGGCCGAGAGCGACGCCTGGGTGCTGCAGTTCGCGGAAGCGGAGAACAGACTGCAGATGGGGGGCTGCAGGAAGAAATGCCTCTCCATCCTCAAAACCTTGCGGGATCGGCACCTCGAACTGCCGGGCCAGCCCCTCAACAATTACCACATGAAGACTCTGGTTTCCTACGAGTGTGAAAAGCATCCCCGGGAGTCGGACTGGGACGAGTCCTGCCTGGGTGACCGGCTTAACGGGATTTTGCTGCAACTTATCTCCTGCCTGCAGTGCCGGCGGTGTCCTCACTACTTCCTACCGAACTTAGATCTGTTCCAAGGCAAACCTCATTCGGCTCTGGAGAACGCTGCCAAACAAACGTGGCGACTGGCGAGAGAGATCCTGACCAACCCGAAAAGTTTGGAGAAACTTTAG